In Thiomonas arsenitoxydans, the genomic stretch GCGCGACGCTTCAAGCCGATAGAACGGCTCAAACACCTTTTCCAGTTCTTCCTCCGGAATGCCGGGGCCCTGATCCTGAATGCGCAGTGTCAGGGAGGTAGCGCTATCGTCGACGACGATGAGGGCCCGTTCGCCATATAAAACGGCATTGTCGAGCAGATTCGCTAAGCAGCGCTTTATTCGTGCTGGATCCCCAACGAAGGGCTTGTTGGTACGCCCTTGAATCTGCACTTCACGCCCCATCTCTTCTGCGTCGGCCTGCAGACTTTCAAGCAAGGACATGATGTCGATGGGCTGAATATGTTGTGGCTGGTCGAGACCGCGCATGAAATCCAGCGTGTACTTCACCATCTGCTCCATCTCCAGCAGATCCTTCTCGAACCGCGCGCGCACATCGTCATCATCCAGCAGTTCTGCGCGCAAACGCATGCGGGTGATCGGCGTTTTCAGATCGTGCGACATGGCCGAAAAAATGCGCGTCCGATCCGTAATAAATCGAATCAGTTGAGCCTGCATGGTGTTGAACGCGTGTGCAGCGCGCCGTACCTCGGCAGGTCCAGCTTCCGGCAGTGGAGGACGATGGATGTCTTCACCAAGTGATTCAGCGGCCGAGGCCAGGACCGCCAGCGGCCGCGTCATCCACCGCACGGCAACAAAGGAGAGGAACAACACTGACGCCAAGAGTACGAGCAAGGTCAGCAGCAAATGCCAGGGGGGCGCCTGGGCGCCTTGGTGAAGCTGGGTTGTAAAGGCCACCCAGCTTCCATCGTGCAGTTGCACCTGGATCAGGAAGCCGAGTTTTTCCGCCATGAAGGCTTGCATGGAAGACCGGGATGCCTGTGTCATACCCGACATATAGGCCGCCATCGAGGCCATGCCAGGTAGGGGTCGCCGGTGCATGTCGGGGAATCCATTGGCCTCAGAAGGGTTTGCACTGGCCGAGACGATCAGCGGTCTTTCATCCCCGAGTGCGGAATGAAGCGCCTGTGAAAACATCATGGTTTGTGCGCTGCGCATTGCGGCAGCCGTTGTCTTGATGGGTGAGGGCTCCAAGTCCACGACCTGGGGCGGCACGCTCAAGATTTTTGCGATACGGAGCCGCTCCTGATGCGGCATCGAATCCAGAAGTTTGACCACGTCAGCAATGCGTTGCGCAGACTGCATGCCGCTGTTGCGCAGCACCGCTCGGTCGCGCTCGGCGAAGTTAATTGAGGCGCTCAGGAGTTGCGCCAAAATCAAGCCGCTCGAGAGGACGAGCATCATGCGGCCGAACAGCGACGCCGGCAGCAACCGTTTCACGGCTTTCCTTCAACGGGCACTGACAACACATAGCCCATGCCGCGCACCGTCTTGATCAGTACCGGGTCGCGCGGATCGTCTCCAAGACGTTGACGCAAGCGACTGACCTGGACATCGATGCTGCGATCGAGCGGGTCGGCCTCCCGGCCTTGCGTGAGATCCACCAACTGGTCGCGGTTGAGAACCCGGTTGGGATGGCTCAGAAAAATGCGCAACAAGCGGTATTCCGCGCCACTCAGCGTCACGACCACGCCTGCGGGAGAAATCAGATGGCGATGCAGGGTGTTGAGCGTCCAGCCTGCAAAATGGGCCTCGCGCAAATCTTCGGGCTGCAAATTGACGGGCAGGCTGCGAGCGCGTCGCAAGATGACCTTGATGCGGGCGAGCAACTCGCGCGCGCTGAAGGGCTTGGTCAGATAGTCGTCGGCGCCCATCTCCAGACCGACGACACGATCGGTCTCGTCGCTGCGGGCGGTGAGCATCAACACAGGGATGTCGGATTTGGCGCGGAGCTGGCGACAGAGCGTCAGACCGTCGTCGCCCGGAAGCATCAGATCGAGCACGATCAAGTCGATGCGCGCGGCGACGAGGGCGCGCTCCATGGCCTTGCCGTCGCCCACCGCGGTGACGCGCAGCCCGTTCTTTTGCAAATAGGCGCTCAGCAGATTACGGATCTCGCCATCGTCGTCAACGATCAGGATGTGGTCAGGTGTGTCCATGCCGTGATTTTCAGCGGTCTGCGGCGCGCCTCGTCAAAAACAATGTAACGCAGCATGTCAGCCACAGGTTCGCAGATCATGCGATACAAAACAGCCGCTTTTTGACACGGCCTGCTTACACGTCAGCGTTGAAATGGCTTCCATTGCGATGGCGGTCCATCAGATGTCGCTGCGGGAACGTCCCGCCAACCGTCTACGCATTTTGATCGGAGATCAATCATGAAATGCAACCAGAGAACACTGGGTCTTGCCGCCGTCCTCTCACTCGCCGCAATCGGCACAGCCTACGCACAATCCCCTGCCCAACCGCAGCAATATGGCTGCATGCAGGGGACCGGGCCGGGCTTGGGCATGATGGGCGGCCGCGGCATGGCTGCGGGCATGATGGGGCGCGGTGATCCTGCTGCCAGGATGGAAAATCGGCTTGGCGCGATGAAGGCGCAATTGCAGATCACGCCGCAGCAAGAGCCTGCTTGGGACGCCTTTACGGCACAAGCCAAGAAACAGGCCGATGCGATGCAGTCCATGCGGACCAGCCTGTTTGAGGCAAAGGGCAATGCTCCGGAACGCATGGAGCAACGCACCCAGTTGATGCAAGCGCGCGTGGCAGGCATGGAGACCATGACCGCTGCGATGAAAACGCTCTATGCCGAACTGAGCCCGGGGCAGCAAGCCATACTGAACCAGCATTTTGGCGCGATGCGCGGAACCCGTCGCGGAGCGCCTGCGGGCGCGCAGTAAACCGGAGCCGGACGAGCGCGCGCGATCGCACGGATACAACTCGCCGATTGCGCGTGCAATGCACTGCGGCATGCAGTCGGCGCCAAACACAAAGGAGTACGCATCATGATGGGGTATTGGGGTTGGGGCGCAGGCCCTTGGTTCGGGATGTGGATCATTCCAGTCCTGGTGTTGGGTCTGATTCTCTGGATGATTTTCAGAGGAGGACACGGCGTGTCGCATTGCGGGGACCGGCATTCCAGGCAAGAGTCGGCGCGTGAGGCGCTTGACCGGCGCTATGCGAACGGTGAAATCAGTCGCGAGGACTATCAGCGCATGAAACAGGAGATCAAGTCATGACGTCGACGAAATCGAACCGCATGCCGGGTTCGGCGGATCACCACAAGCCGCCCGATTGGAAGGACGGCAAACTCAGCCGACGCCAGATCATTGTTGGTGCCATGGCGGGCAGCTCTCTCTGGTTGGCGGGCCGCGCGCATGCACAGGGCATGGGCGGCATGATGATGGGGTCGATGCCGGGCATGGGTCAGGGCGGCATGGGTGCAAACGCCGCGCGCGGCGCGACAGTGCCGTCCGGCGTGTTCACCCGCCCCATGCCCATCCCTGGGCAACTCGGCGGACAGCCTCAGGCGGATGGCAGCCTGGCGTATGAATTGCGGATTGCACCCGGAACCAGCACCTTGCTCGCGGGTGTGCAGACCCCTACCTGGGGCTATAACGGGGCTTATCTGGGCCCGACGCTGCGCATCCCGCGCGGCAAACGGGTGCGGATCCAGGTTCGCAACGCGTTGAACCAGCCGACAACAACCCATTGGCACGGCGCCCATGTGCCCGGCACGATGGATGGGGGCCCGCAAAGCCTCATCGCGCCGGGGCACTCCATGGATTACGCCTACACCCTGGATCAACCGGGTGCCACGCTTTGGTATCACCCCCACCCAGATGGGCTGACAGGCCCTCACGTCTACGCCGGTATGGCAGGGCTGCTGCTGGTCGATGATGGCGTGGACCGCGCCCTCGGGTTGCCGCATACCTGGGGCGTGGATGACTTTCCCGTGATCGTGCAAGATCGGCGCTTCGGGGCTGATGGCACGCTGCGCTATATGAACAGCATGATGGACCGCATGGGCATGAAGGGCGACCGGTTTTTGGTGAACGGTTGTGAGCAGCCCTATGCCAACGTTCCTGCGCAATGGGTGCGGCTGCGTCTGGTCAACGGATCGAATGCGCGCCTCTATAACTTTGCTTTCGCCAGCGGCCAGAGTTTTTATGTGGTTGCCAGCGATGCCGGACTTCTGGCTCATCCTGTGGAGAGGCGCAGTTTGCTTCTCGCAGCAGCGGAGCGTGCGGAGATTCTGGTCGATTTGCGCACACTCCAAGGAAGCACTCTGGTGTTGCGCAGTGACTCGGGCTCCGTTGTTCCAGGGCTGAGCAGCATGCCCATGGACGCTGATCGATTTGATCGCCAGGGGTTCGATCTGCTGCAGCTTCGGGTTGGCGCCCCTGCCGGAAAATCGGGGCGGCTTCCTGATCATATGGTGGCCATCCCGTCGCTACGCATCGACGCGCCCCAGCGACTTTTCAGCTTGCAGGGAATGCAAGGGATGCAGGGCGCCATGAGAGGCGGGGCAATGGGCGCAATGGGGGGCATGTCGGGGGATCAGGGCATGGGCGCAAACACCGGCCCTGGCGGCATGAGCATGGGCGTGGGCATGGAAAAACTATTTTCTATCAACCACCAGTTCATGGAGATGGCGGTGATCAATCAGCGCGTGCGCCTAGGCAGCACCGAGGTCTGGCAAGTGAGGAACGAGGGCCATATGGCGCATACCTTCCATGTCCATGGCACGTCGTTTCAGATTCTCTCGCGCGATGGCGTGGCTCCGCCGGAGTATGAGCGAGGCTGGAAAGACGTCGTTCTCGTGCGGCGCAACCAAACGGTCCGCCTGATTGCCCGATTCGATCAGCCCGCTGGCAAAGACCATCCCTTCATGTACCACTGCCACATCCTGGAGCATGAGGACAATGGCATGATGGGACAGTTCACAGTGGCATGACATGGGGGACAGATACAGGTCAGCCTGATTGCACGGTCATCGGCAACACCTGGGGTCTGAGCGTCGCTTTCCGGTACCCGCGAACGGGTGCTCCCGACCCGCGGCAGCCGGCCGCCGGGACAATATCTGCAGCCCGAAAGCTGTCCTTCGTCCTCTTGACCGCAGGCGAGTCGGCTGCACGGCAGGTGCTGAAATTTGGCGTCTTGCGCCCGCAACGCAAACGCAATACATTGCGCATATGAAATCCGCCGTCATCCCCCAGGTCCGTGTGGAGCCTGAGCTCAGAGCCGAACTCGAGTCCGTGCTCAGAAAAGGCGAAACGCTAACCGACTTCGTTGAAGCAACCGTGCGGAGTGCTATCGCGTTCAGGCGTGTTCAAACCGCTTTCCACGAGCGCGCTCAGGCTGCGTCGGTGGAGTACCACCGCTCTGGCATCGCGGCGCCGGTCGAGGTAGTGCTTGAGCGGCTGCAGGACAAGCTCGATGTGAAGCGGACGAAACTCGGTCGATGAGCTTTGACGTTCTGCTGACGCCGACCGCCGAATCGGACCTGGAACGTCTCTTCGATTATCTCCTCGAGCGGGCAGAAACCACCGAAGATCTCGACCGCGCACAAGCGGCGATCGATGCGATCAGGGCTGTGATGCAGCGGCAACTTGCACTCACGCCCTACAGTTTTCGCAAGGCAGCCCAGAGTCCCGCCCAGCGGGAGCTGATCATCCCATTTGGAGGCACCGGATACGTCGCGCTGTACGAGATCGTCAGTCCTTCAGCCGTCGCGGTACTGGCGGTGCGTCATCAGCGCGAAGAGGACTATCACTGATTCGTCAGTGGCCTGCCCATTCCGCGCTTGACGCTCGGAAACTATCCCTGGCAAACGGCCGGTCATGGCCGACTCCATCCGACGGCGAAGTCGGCCCGAAGAAAGTATCAGATTTCGGTCTGCTCCGCGATGTCGAGAGCATCTTGACCTCGATACCCAGGTAGCGGACTGTGCTCTTCAGCTTGGTGTGCCCGAGCAGGAGTTGGACAGCGCGCAGATTCTTCGTCTTGCGATAGATGAGCCGCCTCATCGAGTGCGTGCCATAGGCGTGACCGTCAAGGCCAATTTCCTCGACCCAGCCGTGAACGATACGGGCGTATTGCCGAGTTCCAAGGTGTGGAGATGCATGCATTCGACTCGGGAAGATGTAGTCGTTGCCTCGCAGCTCGGCCATCTTGATCCAAGTGCCGACGGCTTCGCGCGTAGCAGCGGTGATCTCGAACTGCACACCGGAGTTCGACAGTTTGAGGCAAAAATTGGCTGAAAACGCCGACCCCGGCCTTGACGGAACAAAGGGTTAGCGTGGTAATCGGGCCATGGCCGCAAATCGCCCGAAAGTCGCTCAGAAAAATCCATTTTTAATCAACTACTTGGCGTGAGTGACTTGAGAGCTTGTCCACGTCGATGCCGGGCATGCTGACGGTCTGCAGCCAGCGCAGCACGCCCAGCTTGGACTCTGGGTCGCACAGTCGGTTGAAGACCATCACGCGGATCGCGTGCTCGACCGCAGTGGTGAACCGGGCGCGCCGGAAGATGGCGCCCAGGCCATGGAATCCGAGTTCGTGCCACAAGGCGTCCAGGGCCCAAACATCGCCCAACGCCAGCGCTGACTCGAAGCGCACCTGAGACGGATCACTGTCGCCCGAAGGCCGACCCTTGGCCCGCAGCAGGGCATCGAGCGGTCCGCCCTGTTCGTCCAGACGCCCGAGGGTTGCGTTCGTGCGTTGCCGGGGTTGGCCATCCGCGTTGCGGAACGACTCCACCAGCCGAACGTAGCGGTGACCGCCCGAGGAGGAGATCTTGAGGAACATGCACCAACTATAGCGCTGCGCACGCGCAGATGAACTACTTCACCAAAGCACATTGGCACTACAAAGAAATCTGAAAACGCCCTTCCGAGCGCTTGCAAGTGATTGATTCATAGGACCCCGGCGATTGTTTGTGGCTGCGCAACGGCTTCGAACTGTCGAACTCAGGGACCCCAGTGGTTGCCGTATCTCAAAAAAACACGGTTACACGGAAATTTCCACGCTTATTGGTCGGTTGTGTAAGAGTCAATATCCGCAGTTCAAGATTCTCCGTCCGACGGCTCGGCCACCGCGCTTGGGCGCGGCACTTTGCCCCAGTTCTTGGCCACTCCTGGTCTGCCGCTGACAACGGTCTTACTTGTCATTCCACACTGGTTGCCAGCCATTGATTCATTTTTCATCGTTTGACTGTTGCCGGACAAGTAAGCCACAACTGCAACGATCAACGCCGTCAGGACAAGGCTGACCAAACCGTCACCATAACCGAATCCACCCATGCTCGATGGCTTATCGAACCAGTCCGCAAATGAAGCGCCCATGGGCCTCGTCATGACATAGGAAAACCAAAAAGTAAAAATTTCATTCCAACCCAAACGGACATAGGCTGTCACGCCAATAGCAAACAATATGGTGAATAACAAGGCCGCCCCAGAATACCCTAGGTTGAATGTACTTGCCGTCATATCTCCTGTGGCGGTTCCCAGGGCAAATGTGGCGATGACTGTCGCCCAATAGAACAATTCTCGTCGCGGTGTCGTGATGCTGTGAATCGAAACGGTCTTTTCGGAGTATTTCCAGACTGCGAATGTCAGAACCAAGACCACTACAAAAAATGAAGCGGACAGCACATAGGGAATTCCGAGCACGATATGAACGACGTCAGCCGCCATAGTGCCAAATATGCTGACCATGACGACAACCAGCCAGTAAATCCAGGTAATATAACGTTTGACCGCGAGTTGCAGCAACAGCGCAGCAAAAAATCCAGCGGCGCCTAGGCCGACCGCCAGGTATGGATTGAGATGCGTCACTAGATAATCTGACGTCGCTTCGCCCATTGCCGTCGTTAGCAATTTTGCGACCCAAAACGTCAGGGTTATTTCTGGTACCTTGGAAAAAGCTGCGGAGAGTTTTTTTATTACTTCGACATGGGCATTGTTCATTTTGTAATCTCTTGATTCGGCATCGTGTGGTACCCTGTTGAAGCGCCGCATTGTGCAATACATGGGAATTTTTTCAGTAATCAAATCCTGGGATTTTTCGTTTACTTAAAATGTTCATGCAACCCCATGTAAAAACCACCTGGAAGTAAGCAGAGTATGAAGGGCGAGTTCAACTGGCGGGAAAATATCCGCTGGCGACGCCAATAACGGCGCCGGCCACGGTATCGGTCATCCAATGGCCGTGCGCCTTGATGCGAGCCGCGATGTCGAACGCCGGTATGGCCGCCAGAGCGCCCACCTCTGGGTTGGTTTGGAGATACTCTGAAATGATGGGCGTGACCAAGGCCGTGATGGACTAAACATCGCCGCTGGGAAAGCTCTGGTTATGCATCCCTTGAAACCATTGATCGGGGTTGTTCGTAGCGGAAGGTCGGGTGCGCTGAAAAGTCCATTTCAGCGCCTGTGTCGAAATGCCGGTCATGGCGGCAGCGTCCACGCTCTGCCAGAGCGTTTTGCCCAGACGGTTGTTTCCTCCTTCCCAGATTGCGCCAGCCAAGGTCAGGCCTATCAGTTCGGCGGGAAACTGCGGCGATTTGGCAATGGACCAGATGTCGGAGGTGTTTTGCTGAATGGGGTGATCCAGATGGTAGAGCCCTGCATAGTCCAGAACCCCGAGCGCAGCGCCAATCAGATAGCTGTCAGCAATGCCTACGCCAAAAGTATGGCTGAGAGGATAGAGACTCCAATCTGAGCGCGACGCAAGTGACGCTGTTGTGGCTTCACCGAATGCTGGCGCCAAGGCGATTTTCGGAGTCTGATTGGCAAGATCTGACGGACTTGACTTCAAGGCCATGGCTTGAACTGGGCTGATGCAAACGCCAAGGGCCAAGCCTCCTACAAGACATTTCAAGCCATCGGGCAGCAACATGGACAAACCTTGAGAACTTTGAACAAAGCCGCTAATCGGCGCAACTGGTCGGAGTGGCCGAAAGTGCCGACATGTCAGTCTTGTGCGCCACAGCAAGCGTGACTATTTTGGCCGACGAATTCGCACGGCGACATGAACGTCAGATGACGATTTCGTCATCACGCGCGGCCATCGACGCAATCGGTGCGACGCTGCGTGACTCCGCGCGGTCGCTGGTCACCGCCTTCGGCACCTTGGGATTGGCTGCACCCGGTAAACATTGGGGTGTTCACCTCTAAAGGCGGCATCAAATCTGGTGTGCAGGGAAAGCATGCGCTGCCCTCGGAAGTTTGTAGTGTGGAGGTCTAGAGTCCAATTCATCCGAGAAGGAGATTGGATCGATGGGGTGGCACTACGTCGACGAACATCCCATTTTATTCCTGTGAGAGGCCCGCGGTTCACTTCATCCCGATCTACAGATCCTCGCTCAACCTGATCGAGCGATTCTTCGGTCTGATCACCGACAAGGCTGTTCACCGCGGCTCGCTGTACGTACATCGAGACATGCCGGAAGGTCGATTCACGCTTCTCGGACAGAGCAGCCAGAACTCCCCTCCCGGTGGCGGCGGCAATCTTGCAGTCAGCGGTCATCATGGGCAGCATCGGCCTTGTGATCGGCGGTTTTGTGCGTCAGCACGCTCGCCGACACGGCTGACGTGGGGGCGCTGATCCTGGAGTTTGCCCCGCACGACATCGTCTGGCTGTTGCCGGTGATCCGCGGCATGGTGCACTCGGTGCCGATTACCATGTTTGCGAGTCGCATTGCCCCGACGCACTGGCTGCGGCGGCTTCGGTTGTTGCTGACCCCGGAAGAGACCGATCCGCCAGCAAGCTCGCCGCACTGCAGACCCGTCTGTTTCTGCTTGCGGAGCCGCCTGCGGTCGGCGAAACCACGGCGGAGCGCGAGCTGCAGCTTGACCGGGAACATCGGGTTTCGGCTCGTGCGCCGCTCGCGATGAAGACGTAGCCCCTGAATGACGCCATCGCTGTGCACCGATGGCGCTGGCCGATCCCCTGGCGCAAGAACTGAGGACACATTGATGCATCGACGCGACTTTCTGCGCGGCAGTGCGGCGAATTTCGCCGCGCTGGCGCCATGGCCAATGGAATTCAAGCAAGAAAAGCGTCCGCCGCCACCGGCGCCGACGCGTGGCATCGCGCACTTAGGGGCGCCGCAGCAGTTCTCCTTCGCCTGGCTGAAGGGGCTGGCGCAGGCGAAGTCGCTTACCGCCTACAGCGAACCGGTCGCGCCGCTGCCGGCTGCGGTGCAGAAGCTCTCCTGGGACCAGTGGCAGTCGATCAGCTACCGTCCCGAGCGTACGCTGTGGTGTGAGGACGATCTCTTCTTTCGCATCCGCTTCGATCACCTCGGCTACACCATGAAGCGCTCGGTGCGCATGTACGCCGTGGAGCGCAATACCGCGCGCCAGATCCTGTTCGATCCGACACTGTTCGACTACAGCCGCTCGGGGCTGAAGCCGGGTGAGATTCCTAAGCAATTGGGCTTTTCCGGATTCAACGTGCTGTTTCACACCAACTGGGAGGACGACCGGGCGGTGTTCCAGGGTGCCTCCTACTTCCGCGCCGTCGACGCCAGTGGCCAGTACGGCATGTCACAGCGTGGACTGGCGATCGACACAGGCATGGCCCGGCCGGAGGAATTCCCTGACTTCGTCGCCTTCTACCTGCAGAAGCCCGCACCCGAATCGACGCTGCTCACCGTGTATGCCCTGCTCGACTCCCCGAGCGTCACCGGCGCTTATCGTTTCATCATCGATGTGGCGAGCACCCTGGTGATGGACGTGGACTTCACGCTCTACCCGCGCCGTCGGATCGAGCGGCTGGGCATCGCGCCGGGCACCAGCATGTATCTGGTCGGGGAGAACGACCACCGCGTGGCCGACGACTGGCGCCCGCAGATCCACGACTCGGACGGCCTGCAGATGCACACCGGCGTCGGAGAGTGGATCTGGCGGCCGCTTACCAACCCGGCGCATCTTCAGGTCAATTCCTACCTCGACGACAATCCGCGCGGTTTCGGCCTGATGCAGCGCGACCATAACTTCGCCGACTACCAGGACGACGGGGTCTGGTACGACCGGCGGCCGAGTTGCTGGGTCGCCCCGAAGGGCGCCTGGGGCAAGGGCGCGGTCATGCTGGTGGAAATCCCCACCATCGATGAGACGATGGACAACATCGTGGCGTTCTGGAATCCGGCCGAGGAAATCGTTCCAGGCCGCGACTACAGCTACGGCTACCGCCTGTACTGGTGCCGCGAGAATCCCTTCGCATCCCGACTCGGACACGTCCAAGCGACCCGCGACGGCATCGGCGGAATCGTCGGTCAGAAGCGCAGTGAGTTCTCCTGGCGCTTCGTGATCGATTTCGTCGGCGGTGATCTGCCGATGCTGGTCGCCAGCGACAAAGTCCGCGCCGTGGTCAGCACCTCGCAGGGCCAGGTACAACTCGTGTCGGCCCGCCCGTTGCTGCCCCTCAAGGGCTGGCGCGCGATGTTCGACCTGGTGCCCGGTGAGGCCGTAGAGCCGATCAACCTCAGGCTGTTCCTGCAGCTCGACGGCCAGGCGCTCACCGAAACTTGGATCTACCAATACACGCCGCCGCCGCTCGCCGTGCAGCGCAGTTACGTCCAGACCTGACCATGGCGCCGCGGGGGCCTGACGCGCAGCGGCTGGTCTGGGGACGCTCAGGAATCCGGCTCCGGCGTCTCTTCCCCCAGTTGCGGAGCTGGCACCCAGAAAAAGCCCAAGGCATGGGCTAGGCTTCCCAGGCGCTCGCTGGAGGTCCAGCTAATCAGCCAGGGCGAACTCAGCAGCCCGAGCGTGATCGGCGAGAACCACAGGCCGACCACCGGGTCGAACCAGGCCAGCGCGGCGAAGGCCAGACCGAGCACGAGGTGCTCGCGCAGGTCGGCAAGGGTCGACAGCACCGGGATGCGGCGAGCCTCGCGCACCTGGGCCGACCAGCCGGAGGGAATTCCCAGCGCCATTGCCAGCAAGCTCTTGGTCTGGGTCATCATGATCACCGGCGCCATCAGCATCGCCAGGGGAATATCGAGCGCCACGGATCGCACGATGCGCGCAGCGCCGCCGAAGCTGCGCCTGCGGGCGGCGGACGACAGCATCCAGGTCAATCCCATCAGCTTGGGGCCGAACAGCAGCAGCAGCGTGAGCCACAGCACCCAGGAAGTCGAGATCCCCATCAGCGTGGCCTCGCGGGAAAAGATCACCTGCAAGGCGCTGGTCAGCAGCAGCAACAGCCAACCCGGCGAGGTCAGGTAGGCCGAGGCGCCGAGCAGCAGGTGCAGCCGGCTGGCCCAGTGCAGCCCCGAGGTGCCGAGCAGCCGCAGGTGTTGGAGGTTACCCTGCATCCAGCGCCTGTCGCGCTTGGCGTAGTCGATGATCGACGGCGGGAATTCCTCGTAGCTGCCGTCGATCATCACCATGTGAACCGCCCAGCCACGTCGGCGCAGCAGAGCCGACTCGAACATGTCGTGGCTCTGAATATGGCCGCCTAACGGATGCTTGCCCGGCAACTCGGGCAGGCCGCAGCTCTGCGCGAACGCGCGCGTGCGCACAATCGCGTTGTGGCCCCAGAAATTGGCTTCCGAGCCCGACCACCACAGCAGGCCCGCTGTGGCGATGGGGCCGTAGGCTTCGCTGGCGAACTGCATCCAGCGCTGGAACAGGGTGTGCGCGTTAGTGATCATCGGCACCGTCTGCAGCAATCCGATCGACGGCCGTTCCTCCATGATCGACGCCATGCCCACGATGGCGTCACCGCTCATCAGGCTGTCGGCGTCGAGCACCAGCATGCACTCGTAGGCGGCGCCGAACCGGCGCACCCAATCGGCGATGTTGCCCGGTTTGCGTGCGGTGTTGTGCTCGCGCCGTCGGTAGTACACCGCGATGGGGGCCTCGCGCGCCAACGCGAGCCACGCCGCCTGCTCGCGCCCGCCGTTGTCCTCGCTCGAGTCGCTCAGCACGAAAAAGTCGATCCAGGCGGCTCCCCCTGCCGCAGCGATGGAGCGCGCCATGGTGCGCACGCGGCCGAAGGTGGCGTCGACATCCTCGTTGTAGACCGGCATCAGTACCGCGACGCGATGGCGCAGCGGCTGCGCCGGGCTGGGCACCGGCGTGAAGCCCGGATGATCCCCGCTGATCAGCTTGTAGAAGCCGATGGCCGAATTCACGAAGCCGAAGGAGATCCACCCGAACAGCGGCACGAACATCACCAGCAGCACGATGTCGAGCGCGTTGACCTGTTCGCGCGCGAGCACCATGCGCAGTTGCGTGGACGCCGCCAGCGCGAGCACGGCCGTCAGCGCGATGAGCAGCAGGCGCTTGATCAGCAGGCCGTGCGGCTGGGTCTTCACCTCGATCGCCCCCGGAGGTGGGCCGTCCAGTCGCTGGATAGGCATGTCGAGCGCGGCCTCGGGAGGCAGCATCGGGGGCGCGGGGTTTATCGCGTGATTAGCGGACATGGCGTATGCGTGCGCGGTGACTCAATCCTCGAGCGTGACCACGACGGTCTCACTGAGCGCCTGCGTCCCGCGGCGCAGGAACAAGCGGAACTCCTTTTGCGCCAGCCCCGTCAGGCGCAGGTCCAGCACGACGCGCCAGGAATTTTTGCGGCCGTACAGGCGATGGGCGCGCAGGCCCATGACCGCGGAGGCCGGCAGGTTGGTCAGCGCCTGCACGCCGCTGGCATCATCCAGCCCGGCCAGCACATCGCCGCGGAAGTCGAACACGTACTTGCGCGTGGACGGATCGGGCGGGGTGTCGGCCTGGCCGGCCGGCCCGATCAACAGATTGCAGCAGTGCGCGTTGGCGTCGGTGCTGGGATCGGCGGATGTCCACGTCAACC encodes the following:
- a CDS encoding phosphatase PAP2 family protein codes for the protein MVTPIISEYLQTNPEVGALAAIPAFDIAARIKAHGHWMTDTVAGAVIGVASGYFPAS
- a CDS encoding glucan biosynthesis protein, coding for MHRRDFLRGSAANFAALAPWPMEFKQEKRPPPPAPTRGIAHLGAPQQFSFAWLKGLAQAKSLTAYSEPVAPLPAAVQKLSWDQWQSISYRPERTLWCEDDLFFRIRFDHLGYTMKRSVRMYAVERNTARQILFDPTLFDYSRSGLKPGEIPKQLGFSGFNVLFHTNWEDDRAVFQGASYFRAVDASGQYGMSQRGLAIDTGMARPEEFPDFVAFYLQKPAPESTLLTVYALLDSPSVTGAYRFIIDVASTLVMDVDFTLYPRRRIERLGIAPGTSMYLVGENDHRVADDWRPQIHDSDGLQMHTGVGEWIWRPLTNPAHLQVNSYLDDNPRGFGLMQRDHNFADYQDDGVWYDRRPSCWVAPKGAWGKGAVMLVEIPTIDETMDNIVAFWNPAEEIVPGRDYSYGYRLYWCRENPFASRLGHVQATRDGIGGIVGQKRSEFSWRFVIDFVGGDLPMLVASDKVRAVVSTSQGQVQLVSARPLLPLKGWRAMFDLVPGEAVEPINLRLFLQLDGQALTETWIYQYTPPPLAVQRSYVQT
- the mdoH gene encoding glucans biosynthesis glucosyltransferase MdoH, whose translation is MSANHAINPAPPMLPPEAALDMPIQRLDGPPPGAIEVKTQPHGLLIKRLLLIALTAVLALAASTQLRMVLAREQVNALDIVLLVMFVPLFGWISFGFVNSAIGFYKLISGDHPGFTPVPSPAQPLRHRVAVLMPVYNEDVDATFGRVRTMARSIAAAGGAAWIDFFVLSDSSEDNGGREQAAWLALAREAPIAVYYRRREHNTARKPGNIADWVRRFGAAYECMLVLDADSLMSGDAIVGMASIMEERPSIGLLQTVPMITNAHTLFQRWMQFASEAYGPIATAGLLWWSGSEANFWGHNAIVRTRAFAQSCGLPELPGKHPLGGHIQSHDMFESALLRRRGWAVHMVMIDGSYEEFPPSIIDYAKRDRRWMQGNLQHLRLLGTSGLHWASRLHLLLGASAYLTSPGWLLLLLTSALQVIFSREATLMGISTSWVLWLTLLLLFGPKLMGLTWMLSSAARRRSFGGAARIVRSVALDIPLAMLMAPVIMMTQTKSLLAMALGIPSGWSAQVREARRIPVLSTLADLREHLVLGLAFAALAWFDPVVGLWFSPITLGLLSSPWLISWTSSERLGSLAHALGFFWVPAPQLGEETPEPDS